The region GTACTGCGATCCACAATGGACATAAAGTCAGTCCTGAGATAGAAAATAATTTAGCCATCAGTGAAGAGGAGAGATTACGGGAGGAAGATCCAAGAACTGATTATTTTACTGAAATAGCTTCTAACAGGATCATCCAAAATGTCAGTCGTTTCGAGTATGATATCAACCGTAATCGTGAAAAGGCATTTTATCTGCATCCCAAAGACAGCTGGGGTTTAAAGACAAGGAAATCATTGCCTGATATAGAGTTAATAGAAAAAAGTCTGCATAGATATGATCTCTTTTATCAGAAAGCAGAAGAATATCTAAGAAAAATGGGGGAGAGTTTTGAACGGTTCTTTGTCTATGATATTCATTCTTATAATCATCACCGCTTAGGGAAAGATCAA is a window of Candidatus Cloacimonadota bacterium DNA encoding:
- a CDS encoding N-formylglutamate amidohydrolase; its protein translation is MMETEYSFSYDEPIVCTAIHNGHKVSPEIENNLAISEEERLREEDPRTDYFTEIASNRIIQNVSRFEYDINRNREKAFYLHPKDSWGLKTRKSLPDIELIEKSLHRYDLFYQKAEEYLRKMGESFERFFVYDIHSYNHHRLGKDQPFDDPEKNPEIILGTNNMPEDWFPLVEALREQLLNYDFRGRKLDVRINVKFPGGNFSRWLHRTFSQKVCCIALEFKKIFMDEWSGEFYPETMQELQNALKSTKPVILSYLKKE